From the Telopea speciosissima isolate NSW1024214 ecotype Mountain lineage chromosome 9, Tspe_v1, whole genome shotgun sequence genome, the window attgggggttttcaggtctttggttttggggtacaCTATATGATCCCTGGTTCTTAGATGGTTTTTACACCTTTGGTGGAGTTCTAGATGGTTTTTGCATCTTTGGAGGACTTCTCCAATTTTGACCAtcataaggtcttctaggataaTAAAATGCTTGATTTATATGATAGCATTCTCAAATtgtatgtccctttttgttacagttattgcatacaataatttgaggAGTATTTGGATTTAGAGTCTTTcctttgggattggggttcTTAGCCTAAGGGCTTTTCTTCCTGGAATAGCATTCCCCAAGCGACTGTCCCTTCTTTCTGCAATAATTATAGTATTTGTTCTTCTTTACTctcttacttgctattttacttgaacttagctcgttgatttgatttgaactcttgttcacatcatagcctagcccttccttgttgaaaggtACTTTGGATGAAGATCTAAGTAAAATGTCAAGGttctttttaccatttgtaaaggattctaaggctttacataatttttctttttctttctccaagtCATTAATTTGAGAAGTTAAAGTCATATTTTGATCTTTAAGGgaattgatttcttttaagagattctttttggtagttgccaattccatgctactttgataAAGATCCGCAaatgcttcttctaattctaagtaatctttatccttatgagatggagatgtaggggttacctcattttcgTTTTCCTCATCTTCAAGAGCCATGAGTGCAAGGttagtttgttcttcttcttgagattcttcatcttccttttcttcatcGCTTGAGTCAAATGAATGTTCGGCTTTGTAtgtctttttgtattttctcatttttggaAAATCTCTCTTGTagtgtcctggtttcctacactcaaAGTAAATAATGACTTTTGAAGAGCAATTAGTATTATCTTTGGAAAcactcttacctttttggtccttAGCGAATCTcctcttgttgaatgaggttttacccttgtttttcaGGAACCTTGAAAACTTCTTGGAGAGATATGCAATCTCGTCATcagatagttcttcttcatcgtcactAATTTCGTAACATGATTTGAAAGCCATGACCTTCTTCTTAG encodes:
- the LOC122638818 gene encoding mitotic apparatus protein p62-like; amino-acid sequence: MELEQDTKEDEPKESKKKVMAFKSCYEISDDEEELSDDEIAYLSKKFSRFLKNKGKTSFNKRRFAKDQKGKSVSKDNTNCSSKVIIYFECRKPGHYKRDFPKMRKYKKTYKAEHSFDSSDEEKEDEESQEEEQTNLALMALEDEENENEFDIVGQKSSSTPMSTSVKLSKDEDGTLVDPTKYRGTSSIIGLWYPMNNDFDLISFSDADYAKCHVDRKSTSGTCHFLGSCLVYWFSKKQSSVALSTTEAEYIAIG